A DNA window from Brenneria izadpanahii contains the following coding sequences:
- a CDS encoding aspartate/glutamate racemase family protein, translating into MKTLGLIGGMSWESTIPYYRTINEYVKNQLGGLHSAKIILHSVDFHDIEQLQSHGDWQQAAQALSDIAIGLGKAGAEAVVICTNTMHKVADAVENASGLPLLHIADATGESVSQQGMKKVGLLGTRYTMEQDFYRRRIHDRYDIEVIIPDPAARETVNRVIYEELCQGKIDAGSRQAYREIIQQLMRQGAEGIILGCTEIPLLLSADDADVPLFDTTALHAIAAAKYALS; encoded by the coding sequence ATGAAAACGCTAGGCCTTATTGGAGGAATGAGCTGGGAATCGACCATCCCCTACTACCGCACGATAAATGAATACGTCAAAAACCAACTCGGCGGACTGCACTCAGCCAAAATCATATTGCATAGCGTCGACTTCCACGACATAGAACAATTGCAGTCACATGGGGATTGGCAGCAGGCCGCACAGGCGTTATCCGACATCGCCATCGGGCTAGGAAAAGCGGGAGCGGAGGCCGTGGTTATCTGTACCAATACCATGCATAAAGTAGCGGACGCCGTCGAAAACGCCAGCGGGCTTCCTCTTTTACACATCGCCGACGCCACCGGCGAAAGCGTATCGCAACAGGGAATGAAAAAAGTTGGCCTATTAGGAACCCGCTATACCATGGAACAGGATTTTTACCGGCGGCGCATTCACGATCGCTATGACATAGAAGTCATCATCCCGGATCCGGCGGCAAGGGAGACGGTGAACCGCGTTATTTATGAAGAGCTGTGCCAAGGGAAAATTGATGCGGGATCTCGTCAGGCGTACCGGGAAATCATCCAACAGCTTATGCGGCAAGGCGCCGAAGGCATTATTCTCGGCTGTACCGAAATACCGCTGCTGTTAAGCGCAGACGATGCCGATGTTCCTCTTTTTGACACCACCGCCTTACATGCCATCGCTGCAGCCAAATATGCATTATCTTGA
- the ypfM gene encoding protein YpfM — MIEVEVSNWKDFIEAMLRK; from the coding sequence ATGATCGAAGTAGAAGTAAGTAATTGGAAAGATTTTATTGAAGCAATGTTACGCAAATAA
- the lipB gene encoding lipoyl(octanoyl) transferase LipB codes for MTRLLQDKIIVRQLGVQPYEPVSLAMHEFTDLRDDKTLDEIWLVQHPPVFTQGQAGKAEHVLMPGDIPVIQSDRGGQVTYHGPGQQVMYVLVDLKRRKLGVRLLVSAIENTVVNTLAHFHIEAHARADAPGVYVGERKICSLGLRIRKGCSFHGLALNIAMDLSPFQRINPCGYAGMQMAQVSDYVPGVTLEDTAPILLQSFRQLLGYQQYELVDWDFAEHGAPAPRQVDR; via the coding sequence GTGACACGTTTGCTACAGGATAAGATCATCGTACGTCAATTGGGCGTACAACCTTACGAACCCGTTTCGCTGGCGATGCATGAATTCACCGATCTGCGCGACGATAAGACGCTGGATGAAATCTGGCTGGTTCAACATCCCCCGGTATTTACTCAAGGCCAGGCCGGCAAGGCCGAGCATGTTTTGATGCCCGGCGATATACCCGTTATACAGAGCGACCGCGGCGGCCAGGTTACCTATCACGGCCCCGGTCAGCAGGTTATGTACGTGCTGGTTGATTTAAAGCGGCGTAAATTGGGCGTTCGGTTATTAGTTTCGGCCATTGAAAACACGGTGGTGAATACGCTGGCTCATTTTCATATTGAGGCCCATGCGCGGGCTGACGCGCCGGGTGTTTATGTCGGAGAACGTAAAATCTGTTCCCTGGGACTACGCATTCGCAAAGGCTGCTCCTTTCATGGATTGGCGCTGAATATCGCAATGGATCTATCGCCCTTCCAGCGCATCAATCCCTGCGGCTATGCCGGAATGCAGATGGCGCAGGTAAGCGACTATGTCCCTGGCGTTACGCTGGAAGATACCGCGCCCATTCTGCTTCAGTCATTCCGGCAGCTATTGGGCTATCAGCAATATGAATTGGTAGACTGGGATTTCGCCGAACATGGCGCGCCGGCGCCAAGACAGGTTGACCGATAA
- a CDS encoding YpfN family protein, with protein MAWLADYWWIILIILLGMLINGIKELRNVDHKSFLTNKPKLPPHRDNNDKWDDEEDDWPQKKP; from the coding sequence ATGGCATGGCTGGCTGACTACTGGTGGATAATCCTGATTATCCTGCTCGGAATGCTAATAAACGGCATCAAGGAGCTGCGCAATGTCGATCACAAAAGCTTTCTGACGAACAAGCCCAAACTACCTCCGCACCGCGATAACAATGATAAGTGGGATGACGAAGAGGACGACTGGCCGCAGAAAAAGCCGTGA
- the dapE gene encoding succinyl-diaminopimelate desuccinylase, translated as MSCPVIELAQQLIKRPSLSPNDEGCQQLMTERLKAIGFTIEPMDFGDTKNFWAWRGAGTTLAFAGHTDVVPSGDESLWQHPPFEPTIRDGMLYGRGAADMKGSLAAMVVAAERFVAAHPDHQGRLAFLITSDEEASCVNGTVKVVDALMARNERLDYCLVGEPSSTNVVGDVAKNGRRGSITANLRVHGVQGHVAYPHLADNPVHRAMPALNELVATEWDRGNEFFPPTSMQIANIQAGTGSNNVIPGELFVQFNFRFSTELTDEAIKQRVAELLDRHQLNYSIDWNLSGQPFLTAQGELVDAVVNAVRHYNEITPQLLTNGGTSDGRFIARMGAQVVELGPVNATIHKVDECVNAADLQLLSRMYQRIMEQLIA; from the coding sequence GTGTCTTGTCCGGTTATCGAACTAGCCCAACAGTTAATTAAGCGCCCTTCCCTCAGCCCAAATGATGAAGGCTGTCAGCAATTAATGACTGAGCGTCTGAAAGCCATCGGCTTCACCATTGAACCGATGGACTTTGGCGATACCAAAAATTTCTGGGCATGGCGCGGCGCCGGTACAACACTGGCGTTTGCCGGACATACCGATGTGGTGCCAAGCGGTGATGAAAGCCTCTGGCAGCACCCGCCTTTTGAACCCACGATTCGCGACGGCATGTTATATGGCCGGGGCGCGGCCGATATGAAGGGGTCGCTGGCGGCGATGGTGGTTGCCGCAGAGCGTTTCGTCGCGGCGCATCCCGACCATCAGGGCAGACTGGCTTTTTTGATTACCTCGGATGAAGAGGCAAGCTGCGTAAATGGTACGGTCAAGGTCGTTGACGCGCTGATGGCGCGTAATGAACGGCTCGATTATTGCCTGGTGGGCGAACCATCAAGCACGAATGTGGTGGGAGACGTCGCGAAAAACGGCCGCCGCGGTTCCATCACCGCCAATCTCCGGGTTCATGGCGTCCAGGGGCATGTCGCCTACCCGCATCTTGCGGATAACCCGGTACACCGGGCCATGCCCGCCCTTAACGAGCTGGTTGCCACTGAATGGGATCGGGGTAATGAGTTTTTCCCGCCGACCAGCATGCAAATCGCCAATATTCAGGCGGGTACAGGCAGCAATAACGTCATTCCCGGAGAACTGTTCGTACAGTTTAATTTCCGTTTCAGCACCGAATTGACGGATGAAGCGATTAAACAACGGGTGGCGGAACTGCTCGACCGCCATCAGCTCAACTACAGCATTGACTGGAATCTCTCCGGCCAACCCTTTCTGACCGCTCAGGGCGAACTAGTCGATGCCGTAGTGAATGCGGTGCGGCATTACAATGAAATCACGCCGCAGTTACTCACCAACGGCGGCACATCCGACGGACGTTTCATCGCCCGCATGGGAGCCCAGGTTGTCGAACTTGGCCCCGTCAACGCAACCATTCATAAAGTGGATGAATGCGTTAACGCCGCGGACTTACAACTGCTGAGCCGGATGTATCAGCGTATTATGGAGCAATTGATCGCATGA
- a CDS encoding DUF441 domain-containing protein, translating into MTFFDPTLLILLVLAGLGIISHNMTVTLAILLLLVVRVTPLNNYFPWVEKYGLTIGIVILTIGVMAPIASGKITAADVIHSFMSWKSILAIVIGVAVSWLGGRGVSLMSHQPSVVAGLLVGTVLGVALFRGVPVGPLIAAGLLSLLIGKT; encoded by the coding sequence ATGACTTTTTTTGATCCAACGCTGTTGATTCTACTGGTTCTGGCCGGACTGGGAATTATCAGCCACAACATGACCGTTACGCTGGCCATTCTGCTGTTGCTGGTTGTGCGCGTTACCCCGCTAAATAACTATTTCCCGTGGGTAGAGAAGTATGGTTTGACCATCGGGATTGTGATCCTCACCATTGGTGTGATGGCGCCCATAGCCAGTGGAAAAATTACCGCGGCTGACGTTATTCACTCCTTTATGAGCTGGAAATCCATACTGGCGATAGTCATTGGCGTCGCCGTGTCCTGGCTGGGGGGACGGGGTGTTTCCCTGATGAGCCATCAGCCCTCGGTGGTGGCGGGGCTGCTGGTCGGTACGGTTCTGGGCGTGGCGCTGTTTCGCGGTGTTCCCGTCGGGCCGTTGATCGCCGCGGGATTGCTCTCCTTGCTGATCGGTAAAACCTGA
- the crcB gene encoding fluoride efflux transporter CrcB, with amino-acid sequence MFISMLLVVFVGGGIGSVARWMLGLKFNGNNYSLPLGTLLANLIGAFIIGAALAYFLRHPQIDQHWKILITTGLCGGLTTFSTFSLETIMFLQSGNLAAAGLNVLLNLVGSLLLTAMAFTLVTWFITH; translated from the coding sequence ATGTTTATTAGTATGTTGCTTGTCGTATTTGTTGGTGGTGGGATCGGAAGCGTTGCGCGCTGGATGCTAGGACTGAAGTTCAACGGTAACAACTATTCGCTCCCGTTGGGAACGCTGCTCGCCAATCTGATCGGGGCATTTATTATCGGTGCGGCATTGGCCTACTTTCTGCGCCACCCTCAAATCGATCAGCATTGGAAAATACTTATTACGACTGGGTTGTGTGGCGGATTAACCACATTCTCGACATTTTCACTAGAGACAATCATGTTCCTGCAAAGCGGAAATCTGGCGGCGGCCGGTTTGAATGTGCTATTGAATCTAGTGGGATCGCTGTTGCTGACGGCCATGGCTTTCACGTTGGTCACCTGGTTCATAACCCACTAA
- a CDS encoding tRNA(Met) cytidine acetyltransferase TmcA: MNRLFSDFINSQRQQQRSGVRRLLVISGESGWCEDQGLALRRQLDGDWLWIGPRQPEDMTSLPAGKVRTLLGREFTHAIFDARQGLDVEAWAMLAGTLRAGSWLILLVPEWTSWPNRADEDSLRWSEQPQPIPTPHFVRHLQRHLLADDEVTIWRQGEALSVRPLHPRPNWQPAGGEPTTQQQLILQGLLAAQPGVYVITAPRGRGKSALAGMLTQRCTGTCWATAPSRSATDVLRYYAGEDTRFWAPDALLEHCRLNPPPAVDWLLVDEAAAIPSSVLTALLPYFPRILMTTTVQGYEGTGRGFLLKFCAALPQWRAFTLNEPLRWAEDDPLERLLDDALLFAESCEAGDERSLAPSRAVPAFCEENADDWLPSLRRLQRCYALLCSAHYRTSPLDLRRLLDAPGMRVCSASVSGSLSGVLWMVDEGGLSVELAHEVWAGRRRPRGNLVAQSLAAHAGQWTAPMLRSRRISRIAVAAAHRRQGIGRALVEFQRRTAQTQGMDYLSVSFGYQPDLWAFWRSCGFQLVRVGSRLEASSGCYSAMALLPLSGAGQSLTARSVRQLDRDWFWLRRLIPLDLPLPLDDSTDLDREDWRTLAGFAFACRPMESSFAALSRLTLGSSLALPALRMLVDAPADSERGVKIFGLPGKKALLQRWREETAEALHQQDAKNSADWRAWVAGAQSDRADPL; encoded by the coding sequence ATGAACCGCCTCTTTTCTGATTTTATCAACAGCCAGCGTCAACAGCAGCGTAGCGGCGTGCGGCGTCTGCTGGTGATCAGCGGAGAGTCCGGCTGGTGTGAAGATCAAGGGCTGGCTCTTCGTCGTCAACTGGACGGCGATTGGCTGTGGATCGGCCCGCGACAGCCTGAAGATATGACATCTTTACCTGCCGGTAAGGTGCGTACCCTGCTTGGACGAGAGTTTACCCATGCGATATTCGATGCCCGGCAGGGGCTTGATGTGGAAGCATGGGCGATGCTGGCGGGCACGCTGCGAGCGGGAAGCTGGCTGATACTGCTGGTTCCTGAATGGACGTCGTGGCCGAATCGCGCCGATGAAGACAGCCTGCGCTGGAGCGAGCAGCCTCAGCCAATACCCACTCCCCATTTTGTTCGCCATCTTCAGCGGCATTTGCTGGCGGATGATGAAGTGACGATTTGGCGTCAGGGAGAAGCTCTGTCCGTCAGACCGCTTCATCCCCGGCCCAATTGGCAACCTGCCGGTGGCGAACCGACGACGCAACAACAGCTTATTCTACAAGGGTTGCTGGCGGCGCAGCCGGGCGTTTATGTGATCACCGCGCCGCGCGGGCGGGGAAAATCGGCTCTGGCCGGTATGCTGACCCAACGCTGTACGGGCACGTGCTGGGCGACCGCGCCGTCACGCTCCGCCACGGATGTTCTGCGATATTACGCCGGGGAAGACACCCGATTCTGGGCGCCGGACGCGCTGCTGGAACATTGCCGATTGAACCCGCCTCCTGCGGTTGACTGGCTGCTGGTGGATGAAGCGGCGGCGATCCCCTCATCGGTGCTGACGGCGTTGCTGCCGTATTTCCCGCGTATTTTGATGACAACCACCGTGCAGGGGTATGAAGGCACCGGCCGCGGCTTTTTACTGAAGTTTTGCGCCGCGTTGCCGCAGTGGCGGGCGTTCACCCTGAATGAGCCGCTACGCTGGGCAGAAGACGATCCGCTGGAGCGGTTGCTGGACGACGCGTTGCTGTTTGCCGAATCATGCGAAGCCGGGGATGAAAGATCTCTTGCGCCATCACGCGCTGTACCAGCGTTTTGTGAGGAAAACGCGGATGACTGGCTTCCGAGCCTGCGGCGTTTACAGCGATGCTACGCCTTATTATGCAGCGCTCACTATCGTACCTCCCCCCTTGATTTACGCCGCCTGCTGGACGCACCGGGTATGCGCGTATGCAGCGCCAGCGTATCCGGTTCGCTCAGCGGCGTATTGTGGATGGTGGATGAAGGCGGCTTATCCGTTGAGCTGGCGCACGAGGTCTGGGCCGGGCGTCGCCGTCCGCGCGGCAATCTGGTTGCGCAATCGCTGGCGGCGCACGCCGGACAATGGACCGCGCCGATGCTGCGTTCACGGCGCATCAGCCGCATTGCGGTAGCGGCGGCCCACCGGCGGCAGGGCATAGGGCGCGCTCTGGTCGAATTTCAGCGGCGGACGGCGCAAACGCAGGGAATGGATTATCTGTCGGTTAGTTTTGGCTATCAGCCGGATTTGTGGGCGTTTTGGCGTTCATGCGGTTTTCAACTGGTACGGGTTGGCAGCCGGCTTGAAGCCAGCAGCGGCTGCTATAGCGCGATGGCCTTATTGCCCTTGAGTGGCGCAGGCCAATCGTTGACGGCGCGGAGCGTCCGACAGTTGGACAGGGATTGGTTCTGGCTGCGCCGTCTTATTCCGCTGGATTTGCCGTTGCCGCTGGATGATTCGACGGATCTGGATCGGGAGGATTGGCGCACGCTGGCTGGCTTCGCTTTCGCCTGCCGACCGATGGAATCCAGTTTCGCCGCATTGTCCCGATTGACGCTTGGCTCTTCTCTGGCGCTGCCGGCACTGCGTATGCTGGTTGACGCCCCTGCTGATAGCGAGCGGGGCGTGAAAATATTCGGCCTGCCGGGGAAAAAAGCGCTGCTGCAACGCTGGCGCGAAGAAACTGCCGAGGCGCTGCATCAGCAAGATGCGAAAAACAGCGCCGACTGGCGTGCCTGGGTTGCTGGGGCGCAATCGGATCGTGCCGATCCGTTGTAA
- the cspE gene encoding transcription antiterminator/RNA stability regulator CspE translates to MSKIKGSVKWFNESKGFGFITPEDGSKDVFVHFSAIQSNGFKTLAEGQRVEFEITSGAKGPSAANVIAI, encoded by the coding sequence ATGTCTAAGATTAAAGGTAGCGTTAAGTGGTTTAATGAGTCCAAAGGATTCGGTTTCATTACTCCAGAAGATGGTAGCAAAGACGTATTCGTACATTTCTCTGCCATCCAGAGCAATGGCTTCAAAACTCTGGCTGAAGGTCAGCGCGTAGAGTTTGAAATCACTAGCGGTGCGAAAGGTCCATCTGCTGCTAACGTTATCGCTATTTAA
- a CDS encoding M15 family metallopeptidase, translating to MITHAMLTGKDDSHLVTLSGHHRLQLEAVIAFEALQRAAKKDEFNLQPASTFRDFDRQRLIWNGKFKGERPVMDRDGRPLDVSTLNEGDRCKAILRWSAMPGASRHHWGSDLDIYDPDLLPEGQRLMLEPWEYESGGYFAPLNDWLSRHMHEFGFYRPYEHDLGGVAAEPWHISYYPLAQHAEKQLTSGIILSAWQGEDIAGYDWLCEHLPLLFTRFINNVDGA from the coding sequence ATGATTACCCATGCCATGCTAACCGGAAAGGATGATAGCCACCTGGTCACGCTCAGCGGCCATCATCGTCTTCAGCTTGAAGCGGTCATCGCGTTTGAGGCATTGCAGCGCGCGGCGAAAAAAGACGAATTTAATCTGCAGCCCGCCAGTACATTTCGTGACTTTGATCGCCAGCGTTTGATCTGGAATGGCAAATTCAAGGGAGAACGCCCGGTGATGGACAGAGACGGCCGGCCGCTGGATGTGTCGACGCTCAATGAGGGCGATCGCTGTAAAGCGATTCTACGCTGGTCCGCGATGCCGGGCGCCAGCCGCCATCATTGGGGCAGCGATCTGGACATTTATGATCCCGACCTTCTGCCTGAAGGACAGCGGCTAATGCTGGAGCCCTGGGAGTATGAATCCGGGGGCTACTTCGCGCCGCTTAACGACTGGCTAAGTCGGCATATGCATGAATTCGGCTTTTATCGTCCTTATGAGCACGATCTCGGCGGAGTCGCCGCAGAGCCCTGGCATATCAGCTATTACCCATTGGCGCAGCACGCTGAAAAACAGCTAACGTCCGGTATTATCCTGTCGGCCTGGCAAGGAGAGGATATCGCAGGTTATGACTGGCTATGCGAACACTTACCGCTGCTGTTTACCCGTTTCATAAACAACGTTGACGGAGCTTAA
- the ybeD gene encoding DUF493 family protein YbeD — protein MKTKLNELLEFPCPFTYKVMGLAKPELVDQVVEVVQRHAPGDYTPQVKPSSKGNYHSVSITINATHVEQVETLYEELGNIEIVRMVL, from the coding sequence ATGAAAACCAAATTAAATGAACTGCTCGAATTCCCCTGCCCTTTTACTTATAAGGTGATGGGATTAGCAAAACCAGAATTGGTCGATCAGGTTGTCGAGGTCGTCCAGCGCCATGCGCCCGGCGACTACACGCCGCAGGTCAAGCCCAGCAGCAAGGGGAATTACCATTCCGTCTCTATTACCATTAACGCGACGCATGTCGAGCAGGTGGAAACCTTGTATGAAGAGCTGGGTAATATTGAAATCGTACGGATGGTTCTGTAA
- the lipA gene encoding lipoyl synthase yields MSKPIQIERGVKYRDADKMALIPVRTVVTERQEMLRKPEWMRIKLPADSSRIQGIKAAMRKNGLHSVCEEASCPNLAECFNHGTATFMILGAICTRRCPFCDVAHGRPLAPDANEPEKLAQTIHDMGLRYVVITSVDRDDLRDGGAQHFADCISAIRRKNPQIRIETLVPDFRGRMDRALDILTVTPPDVFNHNLENIPRLYRQVRPGANYEWSLKLLENFKNAHPDIPTKSGLMVGLGESNAEIVEVMRDLRRHGVTMLTLGQYLQPSRHHLPVQRYVSPEEFDEMKAEAMAMGFTHAACGPFVRSSYHADLQAKGIEVK; encoded by the coding sequence ATGAGTAAACCTATTCAGATCGAACGCGGCGTAAAATACCGCGATGCCGATAAAATGGCGCTAATTCCGGTGCGGACCGTGGTCACTGAACGGCAGGAAATGCTACGCAAGCCTGAATGGATGAGAATCAAACTTCCAGCTGACTCCAGCCGTATCCAGGGCATCAAAGCCGCGATGCGAAAAAATGGACTGCACTCGGTTTGCGAAGAGGCCTCCTGCCCCAATCTGGCGGAATGTTTCAACCATGGCACCGCCACCTTTATGATCCTGGGCGCGATCTGCACCCGCCGCTGCCCGTTCTGTGATGTCGCCCATGGCCGCCCGCTTGCGCCAGACGCCAACGAGCCGGAAAAACTGGCGCAGACGATCCATGACATGGGGTTGCGCTATGTGGTTATCACTTCTGTCGACCGTGATGACCTGCGTGACGGCGGCGCCCAGCATTTTGCCGACTGTATCAGCGCCATTCGCCGTAAAAACCCGCAAATCCGTATCGAAACGCTGGTTCCCGACTTCCGCGGCCGTATGGATCGGGCATTAGATATTCTGACGGTAACGCCGCCGGACGTTTTCAACCATAACCTCGAAAACATCCCGCGTCTTTATCGCCAGGTTCGCCCCGGCGCCAACTATGAATGGTCGTTGAAACTGCTGGAAAACTTCAAAAACGCGCACCCGGATATTCCGACGAAATCCGGGCTGATGGTAGGCCTGGGTGAATCCAATGCCGAGATCGTGGAGGTTATGCGCGATTTGCGCCGCCACGGCGTTACTATGCTAACGCTGGGACAATACCTGCAACCAAGCCGCCATCACCTGCCGGTACAGCGTTATGTCAGCCCTGAAGAGTTTGATGAGATGAAAGCAGAGGCGATGGCGATGGGCTTTACCCATGCGGCCTGCGGCCCGTTTGTGCGCTCGTCCTATCATGCCGATTTGCAGGCGAAAGGCATTGAAGTGAAATAA
- the tatA gene encoding Sec-independent protein translocase subunit TatA — MEGISIAKLLVIGALIVLLFGTNKLRSLGGDLGAAIKGFKKAMNDDQPANNVTSDESAAISDTQNKKS; from the coding sequence ATGGAAGGTATCAGTATCGCCAAGCTATTGGTCATCGGCGCATTGATTGTTTTGCTTTTCGGAACCAATAAGTTACGCAGCCTGGGCGGCGATCTCGGCGCGGCAATCAAAGGCTTCAAAAAAGCGATGAATGACGATCAGCCCGCTAATAACGTCACGTCAGACGAGTCTGCCGCTATCAGCGACACCCAGAATAAGAAGTCATAG
- the dacA gene encoding D-alanyl-D-alanine carboxypeptidase DacA has translation MNTVNTSRFIKRTALGALLAISASSFAYADDINITTMIPGVPQIDAESYILIDYNSGKVLAEMNADARRDPASLTKMMTSYVIGQAIKSGKITPNDIVTINKDAWATGNPVFQGSSLMFLKPGDRVSVAQLNRGIILQSGNDACVAMADYVAGSQDAFVNLMNGYVKALGLQNTNFETVHGLDAAGQFSSARDMALIGQALIRDVPDEYATYKEKEFTFNNIRQTNRNGLLWDTSLNVDGIKTGHTSAAGYNLVASATEGQMRLISAVMGGRTFKGRETESKKLLTWGFRFFETVAPLKADKEFASEPVWFGDNDRVALGVEKDVYLTIPRGRMKDLKASYVLTNTELHAPLGKNQVVGSINFQLDGKTIDQRPLVVMNEVKEGGIFSRMIDYVKLMFHHWFG, from the coding sequence ATGAATACTGTAAACACGTCTCGTTTTATTAAACGTACTGCGCTCGGCGCTCTGCTCGCCATTAGCGCATCCTCCTTTGCTTATGCCGACGACATCAATATCACCACGATGATCCCCGGCGTTCCGCAGATTGATGCAGAATCATACATCCTGATTGATTACAACTCCGGGAAGGTATTGGCCGAAATGAACGCCGATGCGCGTCGCGATCCGGCCAGCCTGACCAAAATGATGACCAGCTATGTCATCGGTCAGGCGATAAAGTCAGGGAAAATTACCCCAAACGACATTGTTACCATCAATAAAGACGCCTGGGCCACCGGTAATCCCGTATTCCAGGGCTCTTCGCTGATGTTCCTGAAACCGGGCGATCGCGTTTCCGTCGCCCAGCTCAACCGCGGCATTATCCTGCAATCCGGCAATGACGCCTGCGTCGCCATGGCCGACTATGTCGCCGGCAGTCAGGACGCCTTCGTCAATCTGATGAATGGCTACGTGAAGGCTCTCGGCCTGCAAAATACCAACTTTGAAACCGTCCACGGCCTGGATGCCGCCGGTCAGTTCAGTTCCGCACGGGATATGGCGTTGATCGGCCAGGCGCTGATCCGCGACGTGCCGGACGAATACGCGACCTATAAAGAAAAAGAATTCACCTTTAATAATATTCGGCAAACCAACCGTAACGGGCTGCTGTGGGATACCAGCCTGAATGTGGACGGCATTAAAACCGGACACACCTCCGCGGCCGGTTATAACCTGGTAGCCTCCGCAACCGAAGGTCAGATGCGGCTCATTTCAGCGGTCATGGGGGGACGTACCTTCAAAGGCCGTGAAACCGAGAGCAAAAAACTGCTGACCTGGGGATTCCGTTTCTTTGAAACCGTGGCCCCGCTGAAAGCAGATAAAGAGTTCGCTTCGGAACCCGTCTGGTTTGGCGACAACGATCGCGTTGCCCTGGGCGTGGAAAAGGACGTTTATCTGACTATTCCTCGCGGCCGGATGAAAGATCTGAAAGCCAGTTATGTGCTGACCAATACCGAGCTGCACGCGCCGCTGGGCAAGAATCAGGTCGTTGGTTCCATCAACTTCCAGTTGGACGGCAAAACCATCGACCAGCGCCCATTGGTGGTGATGAATGAAGTCAAAGAGGGCGGTATTTTCAGCCGCATGATCGACTACGTCAAACTGATGTTCCACCACTGGTTCGGCTGA
- the ypfH gene encoding esterase — protein MSQEYVVVQNPDVPQQLFLLFHGVGDTPAGMAQIGRYFAAAFPQALVVSIGGPFSSGYGEGRQWFSVQGVTEENRLSRIEAIVPRFVAVVRDWQQKSGVGFQQTTLVGFSQGSIMSLEALKTESQLAGQVIAFSGRFAVLPEKPFGDVVVHLIHGDADGVIAVSHAQAAAQRFQALGTAFSLDVAPDVGHGIDERMLNHALAHLRHDENLASRR, from the coding sequence ATGAGCCAGGAATATGTTGTCGTACAAAATCCAGATGTTCCCCAGCAGTTATTTTTACTGTTTCATGGGGTAGGCGATACTCCCGCGGGTATGGCCCAGATAGGGCGTTATTTTGCCGCCGCTTTTCCACAGGCGCTGGTCGTGAGCATCGGCGGGCCGTTCAGCAGCGGATACGGCGAGGGCCGTCAGTGGTTCTCCGTACAGGGCGTGACGGAAGAGAACCGTTTATCCCGTATTGAGGCGATTGTTCCACGCTTTGTCGCCGTCGTGCGCGATTGGCAGCAGAAAAGCGGCGTGGGTTTTCAGCAAACGACGCTGGTGGGGTTTTCTCAAGGCTCCATCATGTCGCTGGAGGCGCTGAAAACAGAATCGCAATTGGCCGGGCAGGTTATTGCGTTTAGCGGCCGTTTCGCCGTATTACCGGAAAAACCGTTCGGCGATGTTGTGGTGCATTTGATTCATGGCGACGCAGACGGCGTTATCGCCGTCAGTCATGCCCAGGCTGCCGCACAGCGTTTTCAGGCGTTAGGAACAGCGTTCTCATTGGATGTGGCGCCCGACGTAGGTCATGGGATTGATGAGCGGATGCTTAATCATGCGCTGGCGCATCTGCGGCATGACGAGAATTTGGCATCACGGCGATAA